A stretch of the Papaver somniferum cultivar HN1 chromosome 6, ASM357369v1, whole genome shotgun sequence genome encodes the following:
- the LOC113286764 gene encoding ABC transporter G family member 11-like: MASSSPINANNYLGWNPNLTSRRSPFPLLGNKEKNDEIDHLEEIKNTNSSFEAAGVFLTWEDLWVTVGSSGTDKTIIQGLNGYAQHGEILAIMGPSGSGKSTLLDALAGRLALNTRLSGLIKVNGQKQTLALGTSAYVAQDDALTTTLTVKESVYYSAMLQLPDSMTVSEKKQRAETTIKEMGLQEAMNTRIGGWSGKGLSGGQKRRVSICIEILKRPKLLFLDEPTSGLDSAASYHVMNRIVKLSQQCGMTVIASIHQPSNEVFALFHNLCLLSSGRTVYFGPASATDEFFTLNGFPCQSMRNPSDHYLRTINKDFDNDDDIEKGLAQNKPVTTEEAINILIESYKSSQFFQQVHYQVSEISKTEWGVLEKGSQASFLTQSFVLTRRSFINMYRDLGYYWLRLGIYVSLCLCIGTMFYDIGHDTGSVQARGAMLMFVASFLTFMSIGGFPSFVEDVMIFGRERLNGHYGVAAFVVGNTLSSIPYLLIISVIPGAIAYYLIGLHKGFEHFLFFVLVIFASVMLVESLMMLVASIVPNYLMGIIIGAGIQGIMILNAGFFRLPDEIPNPFWKYPMYYIGFQRYAIEGLYKNEFEELSFPRNQGSSSSIITGEEILETIWQMPTGYSKWIDMIILLGMVVLYRLMFISIIKISEKIKPILQTLLVA; encoded by the exons ATGGCTTCATCGTCACCCATTAATGCTAACAATTATCTAGGATGGAACCCTAACCTAACTTCAAGGAGGTCACCATTTCCACTCCTTggcaacaaagaaaaaaatgatgaaattgaTCATTTAGAAGAAATCAAGAATACGAACAGCTCATTTGAGGCTGCAGGGGTTTTCTTGACATGGGAAGATTTATGGGTTACTGTAGGAAGTAGTGGTACTGATAAAACTATAATCCAAGGGCTTAATGGGTATGCTCAACATGGTGAGATATTGGCTATTATGGGTCCTTCTGGTTCTGGCAAGTCAACTCTTCTCGATGCATTAGCAG GAAGATTAGCCTTGAACACAAGACTTTCAGGCTTGATCAAAGTAAATGGTCAGAAACAAACGTTAGCTTTGGGAACATCG GCATATGTTGCTCAagatgatgcactaacaacaaCGTTAACAGTGAAAGAATCTGTTTACTACTCTGCTATGCTCCAATTACCTGATTCTATGACCGTTTCTGAAAAGAAACAAAGAGCAGAGACGACAATAAAGGAAATGGGATTACAAGAAGCAATGAATACAAGAATAGGAGGGTGGAGCGGTAAAGGACTTAGTGGAGGACAAAAGAGAAGAGTAAGCATTTGTATAGAGATATTAAAACGTCCAAAGCTACTCTTTCTAGACGAACCTACAAGTGGTCTCGATAGTGCAGCATCATACCATGTCATGAACAGAATTGTGAAGCTTTCGCAACAATGTGGTATGACTGTCATCGCTTCTATTCACCAACCAAGCAATGAAGTCTTTGCTCTCTTTCATAATCTTTGTCTACTTTCTTCTGGTAGAACTGTTTATTTTGGTCCAGCATCTGCAACAGATGAG tttttcACATTAAATGGATTCCCTTGCCAAAGTATGAGAAATCCTTCGGATCACTATCTAAGAACAATCAACAAAGACTTTGATAACGATGACGACATTGAAAAAGGTTTGGCGCAAAATAAACCGGTAACTACAGAGGAAGCAATTAACATTTTAATTGAGTCATACAAGTCATCCCAGTTCTTCCAACAAGTACATTATCAAGTTTCCGAAATATCTAAAACG GAATGGGGAGTACTTGAGAAAGGAAGTCAAGCTAGCTTCTTAACACAATCATTTGTCCTTACAAGAAGGTCTTTCATAAACATGTACCGCGACTTAGGCTACTACTGGTTACGTCTTGGAATCTATGTTTCACTCTGTCTTTGTATTGGTACCATGTTTTATGACATTGGCCACGATACTGGTTCAGTACAG GCTAGAGGTGCAATGCTTATGTTTGTAGCCTCATTCTTAACTTTCATGTCAATTGGCGGATTCCCTTCTTTCGTGGAGGATGTGATG ATATTTGGCAGAGAAAGATTAAACGGGCATTACGGTGTTGCAGCTTTTGTAGTTGGAAACACACTTTCCTCTATACCGTACTTGCTTATAATCTCCGTAATCCCGGGAGCTATTGCTTATTACTTAATTGGTCTTCACAAAGGATTCGagcattttctcttctttgttctAGTTATTTTCGCATCAGTTATGCTAGTCGAGAGCTTAATGATGCTGGTGGCTAGTATAGTTCCTAATTATCTTATGGGTATAATAATTGGAGCAGGAATTCAGGGTATTATGATATTGAACGCTGGTTTCTTTAGACTACCGGATGAAATTCCAAATCCTTTTTGGAAATACCCAATGTACTACATTGGTTTTCAGAGGTACGCGATTGAAGGACTCTACAAGAATGAGTTCGAAGAATTAAGTTTTCCAAGGAATCAAGGAAGTAGTTCATCAATTATTACTGGTGAAgaaattttggaaacaatatgGCAAATGCCCACGGGTTATTCGAAATGGATTGACATGATTATCCTGCTTGGAATGGTGGTTTTGTATAGATTAATGTTTATTAGTATTATCAAGATTTCCGAAAAAATTAAACCAATTTTACAGACTCTCTTAGTTGCATAA